A window of Xenopus laevis strain J_2021 chromosome 1L, Xenopus_laevis_v10.1, whole genome shotgun sequence genomic DNA:
TTTGTAAGAAAATAACAGATGTTTTGCACAAGTTACATAAATTGAAGGTGAAGGTTTAGGGCCCAATGATTTTGATGTGGTGCCTAGTAAATAGACATTCCACTGCTGAAAGGTTCATTGAGACATAGTACtgtaagttatgttgaaaaaagatacacataCATCCATCAACATTTTTAAGTCTATATCAAACCTCCCtaaatgctagttgatccagaggaaggcagaatACCCCGCGTGGATGATACACCACTTCCCCCTTCTGACAATTTGAGCAGCAAGAAAATGTCATGTTTGACCAGACATGATACACTCTGTCTATGCTTAATAGTTCCCAAGTTGGACTTTATCAATATGGAGGTAAATGTTTAATTCTTTTTATAGTACATAACCAGTGGTTTTccttagcaaattttaaaatactttgttaCAGataggctctgctgggattcaagccagggacctttgggtttctggctcgtgccttaaccatttggccagatgagcagcctgtagggtttcTCGCTATATCTTACCTGGCCGCTGCAGCcccagctagtgatgggcgaatttatttggcaggcgcaaattcgcggcgaatttgcgcgattcgcgcccagcgaataaatttgcggtaaaaattcgccggcgtcaaaattttttttttcgaaaaacggacgccggcgtcaaaaatggccgccggcgtcaaaaacgagactccggcgccgtttcgtgaatttttcgccgtctcgcgaatttcgcgcgaaattcgcgaatttttcggcgaagcgaaacggcgcaaattcgcccatcactagccccagccaatcagggctgactctgccctatttaaggccagccctccgaaCACTCCTTGCTGGAGCATTACTTGGCTTCCTAGAACTGTGGCAGCtggtgctgtccaacttctatgatACCGAGTctctgaatttttctggcctaagtGGTGGAGGACCGATAACGGGAGCCGGTGTTTACCACTCcgtgttttaaaccacacctatttTAAGCTAAACCCATGTTACcaaaagaacttttaagaccttGTCGACATTAATGGTagcagcacatcaaaaaatcatataGTCTGTGCTAACTGCAGTAATATCAttaatcactcatatgtgaaaaatgtaagtcatattaaaacatacccttaaagccatatgcctcctcctcccctgtggataacacaacacccaccagcacatgatttaacatattaggggcccctaacaacaatttccaaatgctaacaaaccgccagaacaaacccctaccagtgtcatgtcccacaggtagcatagtaaagtagagcacacacagggagcatagagtaggcagtgtatggcacacacagggagcatagggcaggcagagtatggcacacacaaggaaaaAAGGGCAggccgagtatggcacacagtaagcatagggcaggaagagtatcaCACACGGTGCATAGGACAgccagagtatagcacacacatggagtatagggcatcagagtatgtcacacacagtgagcttagtgcaggcagagtatggcatacacaaggAATATAGGGTAGGccgaatatggcacacacagggaaggcagagtatggcagacacaagGATCATAGGGATGGCAGAATGCAGCAAGAAATGGGGGAACCTATCATGTcaactctaagatgaacagttcatactgtgcaaCATATAGTGACACAATGTTGGTctccctccagcagtttgtatgaggtgtgaacaatatggGCACTTACAGTCTGGGTATGATGTGTGAACAGTAAAGGACTTGACAGGTGtcaacagtacagggctttaggggtgtgaacaatagaggaaTATAGGGTAGGCCGAATATGgcactgtcagggagccgggagctccctccagggaggtagtccggatcgaggaggaagccctcttgagggagcaaggtcgcggtgtccaaaggggttaatcaaaggagaagtcagaatccaggcaagagttcacaggcaggcggataacagcgaagtccaaagtccaggcaagggtcaagataataatcaggaacaagatttagcaataatagctcacagggaacccaggatactcacaggaaatgattcctatacttgggcgccattctggcatctaggtagtgtttttatattcgaatttggcgccatagtgacgtcattggcgtccttgcgccgacgtcggcgcgctgatgtcatcgcgccagcgccgctacccacgtggcggccatgggcaccgccattttgggagcgacgccggcagggaaggacgcgccgcccggagctcctggacctgctccgggcggcgatcgtgacaggcacacacagggaaggcagagtatggcagacacaagGATCATAGGGATGGCAGAATGCAGCAAGAAATGGGGGAACCTATCATGTcaactctaagatgaacagttcatactgtgcaaCATATAGTGACACAATGTTGGTctccctccagcagtttgtatgaaatGTGAACAATATGGGCACTTACAGTCTGGGTATGATGTGTGAACAGTAAAGGACTTTACAAGTGtcaacagtacaggactttaggggtgtgaacaatagaggcgTTACAGGTGTAAATAATGCAGGACCTAACTTTCTGAATTTTagttgtaaacaatgcaggggctagttaatctcagtactgatatctTTAAAAGCTTACACaaagtataatatatacacatgatctttatatacccactgaatttaaactgACAGAAGCATAAGTAAGTTAATGGAGTTTTGCTAGGAATAAAGTAACACTAATGAAATTCATTATGAAATGTTCATGCCAGTGAATCATTGCTCATGAAAGTACACCAACATACTTTTGCCAAGGCGTATttgcacattttgataaatacttgTATTTGTCATGAAATAACGTCTGCCATAGTTCTGCGAAGTATGATGGAGACTTCTGAAGGGAAAATTTGCAGGTAAATAAATGTTCCCCTTCATCTCTAAGATCTCCATTAACTTTATGGAACCAACATTGGTAAAGTTTGGTCTGTGACTATAAATACATTCCAAAAATGCATAAGAATTTAAGTTTTATGATATTATAAATCATATATTATCAAggtgtaaagtgaaaaaaactaaacTCTATACTACTTACAGCAAAAATGCAATACGCATAAGGAGAGATTTCCTCCAACAGCATCATATATCACAATGCTATGTACTAAAAAGATCTTTAAATCACAGAAATCATATCATGACATATCAAGTAATGTTATAGGTTATTTATGTAAACAATGCCATTGGTTTTCTATGACAATAaatatacctgtactgaaaatgcTGGGTACAGTACAACTGTCACACACAGCAATAAAAAACAATACTAGAGACATTTCTTTACACTTTTTCCCTAGACAATAATAATAAGTTCTTTCAGTGCTGTGTATTACTGCTTCCTTATATCCGGAATACTCAGCATACATTATCTTCTTTCAGGTCTTTTATGAGGAATATAATTCCCGACTCAGACTGTTCTGACCTGTCCTCATTGTTTAATCCTCTTTAACTCCATCAGGGTAGAGAATGGGAACTGGATCCTCTATGAGCACCCCAATTACAGGGGACACCAGTATTATCTCTGGAAAGTAGAATATCCAGACTTTCCAGATGGGTGGGCTTCAATGACTACATCAGATACTGCCATATGAGTCCTTGTGAAAGTTAAAGTTATGCTTCACTCTCCCTTGGGTAGCAATAATAGGACCTTTTTTACCTGTATAGTCAGTTGAAGACCATAACTTTcctgttttatattatattttatattttaatagttttgcacaattagGCACACCATTCTGTTTTAAACAAATCAAGCTTTCCTAATTGGGGCATTTCCCCAAGGGGGCAGGGTAGTTAGcatggagggagggggggtctacctgcagtggggggtatgggtttttttctgaacaggttgaattcccctttaaggccactggcatacattacttttttagggtggtggcatgTGTAGCATTCGGGGGAATGTGAATCGTCGGCAGTATGGCAATTGGATTGCTTCGGTTTTCTGAAGTTGACTAAGGAGGAAACTTCTGAAATTTCCACCTTAAATAGGTGTAGTGTTTCCAAATACCTAACAGCTATGGTAAAAGCTATATGCCCAGTGGAAGCTCTTGCAACTATAAGAATAACATCCTTTGTAACACAGTTACAAAacattaaggtgcagatttatcaacggtcaaatttagaaataatgggagtttttttttaactcccacaacttccaaatttgaaaaaatagaccaaccgaaatttattaaaaaaatctaaggtttACACAATGGTACAGAGTCCCGACAGCTCTGGCCAAGATGTATGAGAATGTGTGTGACAAATGCTGGAGATGCAATCAGGAGAAGGGGAACTTAATGCATATATTCTGGCGCTGTCCCAAAATTAGATCTTATTGGCAAGAGATTCAACAAATTCTTTCTAAATTTACGGATATAGAGATAGAAGACTCAGCAACTTTCTTCTTGTTAAATAAAAATACCCATGTCTCAATATAAAAAGTCAGTGATCTCTATCATGATTAATGCAGCCAAGTTATTAATCTCAAAATACTGGAAATCCTTGGAAATTCCAACAATCAAAGAATGGATATATAAAGTGCAAGAGATTTATATGTTCGAAAGGTTCAAATGTAATAAGGATGAACAGACCCAACAACTTCAATTCTCTCAAAAATGGCAATCGTGGCTTCTTTTTGTAAAGTCTGATGAATATCAAAAATGAATCTACACTGATTAGAAGGGGCATGGGAGCCCAGGGAAAAGAGGCCAGAAggataatggggtaaatttatcaaagagtgaagttccgccactagagtgaaattccgcagctctcaattaatttctatgggattttgaaaggcgtatttatcaatgggtgaaagtgaaagttcaccctttgataaatacgcctataaaaatcccatagaaattaatggagagtggcggaatttcactctagtggcggaacttcactattaacttcactctttgataaatataccccatagagttaGAAGAATAAGAGTGTTGAGAAGGAACCAGATAAGTCAACCCATGGTCTTATAAGgtacctttctttttcttttttggtccTTTACCTCTCTTTATAGGTATTTTACGTAtgatataaacatgttttataatACAAATGTAATCTTAAATTAAGTAATATAAGGACATTTCTCTTTGTATATGTTGTACTTTTATATGTCttgtcaaaaaacataaataaagaattaaaaaaaaaaaatcaaagttttttttgcagatgaataGGCTGTATTGAATAGTTCGAATTGAAgcaagatcgaattcgattcaaagtattttcaaaaaagaacgttgatttttcaaagtccaccaaatgactccatataggttcttgTAGGTCCCCCATAGATTAAAATagcaactcagcaggttttagatggtgaatgctcgaagttttaaagagacattacatgataaatttcgatatactaatttctgaatttgttttcaaactctaattgaatttggactattccctagtcggactacacaaaattcaaatttttttactcgAATTTTACTTACTCGAATtttcccttcgacccttgataaatctgcctctaagtgaaGTCAAATACTAGTTATATCAAAATATTCTATACACTCACTCTAAACATAAAGCTTAAAACAATAATGCTGCTGTTAATGGGGAAGCTTTTAAATAGCTGTTCAGTTTCAATTACATGTGGGGGcccatttatgattgcccaagcTTTTGTGTTCAGTCAGTCATAAATGAAATCCAACATGAATTTACTAATCACTATCTATTGAACTAATTTGAGAAAACAAGGAGGTTAAGCACTAATGAACTAAAGAATTGAAACTGATGTAACTTATGGTAAACACTGCCTATGGCAGACACTTCAAATCACATGCTAACACAACACAAAAATGCTACAAAGAGAGTTCCTGAGCAGTGTGAGACTTTCTGCTACACACACGTAGGCCATAGGTAGCGGATTTCCTATTCTTTGCAGATAGAAGCAGTGACAAGCAATTTAGACCTTTTGACTGCTGACACAATGGAAACAATTCACATACTTATATAATGGGGAAACCTGAAATGCTTTGTTGTTCTTAAGGTAATGCTATACAGCAAAAGTGCTAGTAAGCATAGGAATCAGCAGTGACAGCAGAGcctgaaaagaaaacaaaggatATTTTCATTTTACTTACTAGACAACAATGCATGTTCTCAGTAGTGTATGCAGACAGTGGCAATACAGCACATATATAAAGTCCATCTCTTTCCACTTGTCAATTGCACTGAAACTTCCAAACAATCAAAATGGGAAAGGTAAGTCAGAAACATGACTAGTTTGATATTTTTTAGATAAAACTTAACCATGATCAAGCTATTCATAGTGGTACAGCaagccatatactgtatgaaatGTACAATTCTGGATTAAACACCTTGAACATGTTTTACAGTTATTCAAGagctataaaaatatttgtaatccTTTAGTATACTAAGAACAAATCAATACATTCTGCTAATACATTGAGACCCACAGAGTTATTTTAAAATAACCACTTTTATAGTCAAAATTATAAAATGATCCAGTGTTGACCAGTTGATCTAAAAATGTTGTAATCGTTTGAAAATATATGATGAGTATTCTCTAGAGTGAAGCTGACTTCTTAAAAGTTAAAATAtacctttttgttttcttttgttaccTTTTTACTTCCCTCAAAGGGTAATCTCAGGGGATAtttaattcttaaaggaattgttcagcataaaaataaaaactgagaaaatagattggctgtgcaaactaaaaaatgattccaaaatagttagccaaaaatgtaaaaaatagaggCTGGAGTGAAatgagggacagaagacttaaattatgagggtagactgtcaaggttggggttgttttctctggaaaaaaggcgcttgcgaggggacatgattacactttacaagttcattagaggacattatagacaaatggcaggggacctttttacccataaagtggatcaccgtaccagaggccacccctttagactagaagaaaagaactttcatttgaagcaacgtagagggttcttcacagtcaggacagtgaggttgtggaatgcactgccgggtgatgttgtgatggctgattcagttaatgcctttaagaatggcttggatgattttttggacagacatagtatcaaaggctattgtgatactaaactctatagttagtataggtatgggtatatagaattttaattaaaagtagggaggggtgtgtgtatggatgctgggttttcatttggaggggttgaacttgatggactttgtcttttttcaacccaatttaactatgtaactatgtaactatgtaactatgtctaacataatagccagaacactacatgttttgtaggtctattggtttccactgattgattaccaggcagtaaccaatcagtgacttgaggggggccacatgggtcattatTGTTTGCTTTGAATTTGACCTACATGCTAAGGATCTGTATACTAAGGATCAATCAAAAACTCACTTTACAGTTATGTCTCttatggccccccttaaagtcgctggctaactaagagttagagagctgaaaagcagtaagttgggttctgttctgttagacatccagtcactccaacctttatagattacaatattggctaactaactattttagaaacattttttattttgcacagcctatctatttactcagtttgtatttttacactaaactgttccatGAGGCCCTACTGCATagttatttcaacattttctgctgcaaactccaatcaaatccgctcaggttttttctcttatttattattacattttcgcaAAActttgctttgcagggaaaaaaaaccagattttcaagtttttcttcctgatttttcacccgaaaaactcatcaaaaaatcattgggacttctcccgttgacttatatgcaaccttgacaggtctgagatgccggattttctgatttggacttttccatcctcagggtttaataaatttcttaaaattaatgattccaattttataaaaaaaaaaatatgatttttttcgtgCTTTtagcattcggagtttagtaaataactctatATAAGTCAGATTTTTAGTCTATAAAATTGCTGGTGTCTGTCAAATGTTCCCCATGAGATACCCATAAATGTTTAATTGGCCTGGAAGTAAGTAAAAaactggcaaaataaaaatgtatggccACTTCTACttatattgattttaattttatgtgcttttttttatcttcagtTATTTTCTAAAAAACAATTATGAATTTAACTATGTAGCAAGCTTCATTAGCAATGATCTTAGATGTATTTTGTCTGAAAAGCCACATCTATTTTCACTTTACTGATTATTTACTTACTGATTAGTATTTCAGTGCCTTAACTTACCTTGAATTTATCTTTCAAAATTTAACGTGGCAACTTCAATACTTAAGGTAAGTTCTTGTATCTCAGGAACTGAAAGGGGaaacaaataaaacttttcatGAAACAGAACCACAAAAAACTATCATCTTAAATATTTTGTCTGAGCcgtaattttatttgtaaaattgaATCTACTATTTCTTCAGATCTTCTTCTATGAGGAAAGGAACTTCCAAGGCCGCCACTATGAGTGCGGCTCAGACTGTTCTGACCTTTCTTCATACTTCAATCGCTGCAACTCCATCAGAGTAGAGGGTGGAAACTGGATCCTCTATGAGCACCCCAGTTACAGAGGACACCAGTATTATCTCTGGCAAGGAGAATACCCAGACTTTCAGAGGTGGATGGGCTTCAATGACTCCATCAGGTCCTGTCGATTTGTTGCCAATGTAAGTTATGTAATGTTCTAATCACCTTTAGTAGATACAGAACTAATGGAATAGATTTTGGTGATTATCCATAAGTGGATATACAGACCCTTAGAATCTTACTTTTAAACAAGAAAATTTAGGGTAGATAGAATAAGTAGAATAAGTAGAAAATAAGGCTGTCTAAATTAaggacatttttatatttaaaagatttacattttaattaggtTTATGTGAATGTGAGGTTGGATTCAAAAGAAAATTTGCAGCATATTTTACTTTAATACTTGAATATAGGATATATCAGTGTTTAATTAtgcaaagaaattaaaaaaacaaccttttgAAAGAATTATACAGGTCTGATTTAATAGTTTATTCGTGAAGCAtaactatatttaatatttttccatttctttgaAGTACCAAGGTCAATACAAAATGAGAATCTATGAAAGAGGAGATTTCCAAGGACAGATGATGGAGTTCTTTGATGACTGCCCCAATACTTATGATCGATTCAGTTTCCATGAcattcactcctgcaatgtgtttgatggCCATTGGATGTTCTACGAGGAACCCAACTACAGGGGACGTCAGTACTACTTGAGATCTGGAGAATACAGGAGATACAATGACTGGGGAGCCTCAAGCCCCAGAATTGGATCATTCAGAAGAGTTTAtaacagattttaaaatattaacttaACAAATCACATGTGTCTATGTTCCAATAAAACTGACAAATTCCAAATTACCTGTTTGTGTTATGGTTTCTCTATCAGCATTGATATCCATGccataaaaataacataactACTTGTATATGGCAATTTAGTGCAAATATGTTAATCTATACAAAGAAAGATTTTGGTTATGCAGACATCCTAGCCAGGTTGAGTTTATGTAGATTAGAGAATAGGAATTTGGAAGGAGAATGATAACTTTGTATTACTTTATTATAGTCACATAAATAGACCCAATTAAAGACTACCACAtgctttaacaataaaataaaaatggttcaATATTTATGTTGCAAAGA
This region includes:
- the crygdl.4.L gene encoding gamma-crystallin-1-like, translated to MGKIFFYEERNFQGRHYECGSDCSDLSSYFNRCNSIRVEGGNWILYEHPSYRGHQYYLWQGEYPDFQRWMGFNDSIRSCRFVANYQGQYKMRIYERGDFQGQMMEFFDDCPNTYDRFSFHDIHSCNVFDGHWMFYEEPNYRGRQYYLRSGEYRRYNDWGASSPRIGSFRRVYNRF